The following is a genomic window from Hymenobacter sp. APR13.
TGGTCGCCGGTGGCCACTACCTCGCGGCCCAGTACCATGGTGGCCAGGATGGTGGCCACGTAGGAGCCGAACAGGTCGGCGCCCATACCGGCGACGTCGCCCACGTTGTCACCCACGTTGTCGGCGATGGTGGCGGGGTTGCGGGGGTCGTCTTCGGGGATGCCGGCTTCCACCTTGCCCACGAGGTCGGCGCCCACGTCGGCAGCCTTGGTGTAGATGCCGCCGCCTACGCGGGCAAACAAGGCAATGCTTTCCGCCCCCAGCGAGAAGCCGGTCAGGACTTCCAGCGCGGTTTCCATCTCAATGCCATTGGCACTGCCGCCTTTGCTCACCACAAACAGCTGATAGAACACGATAAACAAAGAGCCCAACCCCAGCACCGCCAGGCCGGCCACGCCCATGCCCATCACCGAGCCACCCGAAAACGACACGTTCAGGGCCTGGCTCAGGCTGGTGCGCGCCGCCTGGGCCGTGCGCACGTTGGCCTTGGTGGCAATCTTCATCCCGATGAAGCCGGCCAGCGCCGAGAACACAGCCCCAATCAGGAAGGCAATGACGATGACGGGGCTGGACTTTTCGCCGGTGCTGCCCAGGTAAAACAGGAATGCGGAGGCAATCAGGCCGAAGATGGCCATCACGCGGTATTCGGCTTTCAGGAAGGCAATGGCGCCGTCGGCAATGTAGCCGGCAATGGTGCGCATCCGCTCGTCGCCGGCATCCTGGCGGCTCACCCAGCCCGAGCGGCCCCACGTGTACAGCAAGGCCAGGACACCCAACGCGGGCACTGCGTAGAGAACAGTCATCATAGAGCGGGGGTAAGAAGTGGGAGTTTAGTTGGGAATGAGACAATTAGGAGGGTAAAATAGAATTTATTGCCTAATCCTCAACCTGCCCTTCGCAAATGCGGGCTGCTTATTTATTGGCTGACTGGCAGCTACATGGCTTTTCGGCTATTCTTGAAATGCAGAAAGCCGCTTCCTCAATCGGGAAGCGGCTTTCCGGCGCGTAAGGCGGGTTTGCTGGAGTAGCGGTTATAGCTGCTGCATCTGCTACGTAGTTGCGAGATTTACACTTTCCGGAAGTACCTGACAGATGCCCGCTCAGTTACCAAGTATAGCATGTATGACACAAAGGTTACTAAGGGAAGAGCCAGCCAGTAGTATCGGGCGTAAAACACAGTTTCTCCGGTTAAATACACTAGACCACCGTAGCACAGCAGCAGCAATGGGAAGTGGTAGAGGTAAAGCGAAAAGCTGAATACCCCCAATTTGTGTAAGCCTCGAATCAACAAATTATGTGAGGAGACTTTGCCCGCTAGTAGCGTAGTCATGCTCAGCACGGCCAGTAGCGTGGCCACCAAGCCGGAAATGGGCTTGATTTTCAGGACGGCTAGCAGCAATAAGGCCCCAAATAGACCACCCATCAATAGCACCAGCCACCAAGCGGGAACCCGACGGGCCCAGCTAAGCCAAGGCGTGCGGACTACTACATCGTAGAACATGGCACCCACTGCGAAGTAGAAGTTGAATGTTAGCAAGTAATCAATAAATGGGTTCAGCAGACCGTGCTGGGTCCAAAGCAGGCCTGCCGCGTATATGACTACAGACAAACCGTAGTACACCCATGTCCACCAGAAAGCCAGTGGTACGGCCAAGTAGAAAATGGCTTCTGGTAGCAAAGACCAATAAACATTGTTGTAGCCGATATAAACTTCCTGAAGTGGAAGAAAAACCAA
Proteins encoded in this region:
- a CDS encoding acyltransferase family protein, giving the protein MLHASRGFCAFYVVIFHAKFILWSGGRQYLLVHPRTTWGALDYVAFGADMLSSAGYEMVIFFFVLSGFFIRYAQLRKHRKPMAFYINRIVRIYPPFLFASLLAIVGLWCVACGVPAAISVENGRELNITLAEAWKELQSLDLLGLMRTLVFLPLQEVYIGYNNVYWSLLPEAIFYLAVPLAFWWTWVYYGLSVVIYAAGLLWTQHGLLNPFIDYLLTFNFYFAVGAMFYDVVVRTPWLSWARRVPAWWLVLLMGGLFGALLLLAVLKIKPISGLVATLLAVLSMTTLLAGKVSSHNLLIRGLHKLGVFSFSLYLYHFPLLLLCYGGLVYLTGETVFYARYYWLALPLVTFVSYMLYLVTERASVRYFRKV